A window of Odocoileus virginianus isolate 20LAN1187 ecotype Illinois chromosome 3, Ovbor_1.2, whole genome shotgun sequence genomic DNA:
gattccctgggttgggaagaccccctggagaaggaaatggcaacccactccagtattcttacctggagaatcctatggacagaggagcctggtgggctacagtccatgggatcacaaaagaatcagacatgacttagcgactaaacaatgacagcaagtggacttttatttattaatacaattaataattaatacattaataCAATGTTGTTCATCTCTCCTATACAGCAAGGTGAGTCAGTTATACGTATATCTACTGTTTTTTAGGATTCTATTTtcataggtcattacagaatattgagtagaattctttgtgctatatagtaggtccttattagttttctcattcctttttaaaaattatggtgaaatacacataacataaaaatatactattttaactGTTTTGAAGTGTGCAggtcagtggcattaagtacattcacagtgtacAACCATCATCACTGTCTTATTCCAGAACTCTTTCCTCACCCCAAATCGAAACCCCATACCCACTAATAGTCACACCCgttcccctctcccccagcctctgaCAACCACTAAACTTCTTCCTGCCAATGGATTTACCCACTGGACATCTtgtataagtaaaataagtagAATCATGTTTATAAAAGTAGaaccttctgggacttccctggtggtctcagGACTGTGCTTCCACTAGAGAgggtgagggttccatccctggtcacgGAGTtcagatctcacaagccacagccaaaaaaaaaatataaaatcttctgcgtggaatcatacagtatttgtcctgtGTCTTGCTTATTTCACCgaacataatgtcctcaaggttcacccgtgttgtgtcagaatttcctttttaaggctgagtccTCCTATCCCACTATGTGCACGGACCACAGGACACTTGGCttgcttccacattttagctattgGGAATAAAGCTTCTTTGACCATGGGTATACAGATACCTCTTTGAGATTCTGTTTTCAATGCTTTTGtctatatacccagaagtggaactgctggatcatgtggtaattccatttttagttttttgaggatcACTATGATGCTGTCCATCGTGGCGGCATCATTTTGCTCTCCCACTAATAGCACACAAGGGCTGCAGCTTCTCCACGTTCCCACCATCACTAATTAATATCTGTTCATTTGATAGTAGTCATCACAGTGAGTGTGgggtatgaggtggtatctcattgtagttttgacttgaaTTTTCCTAACGAGTTGTGATGTGGAGAGTCTTTCCTTGTACCTGTTAGCCCTTTGAAGGCtgtatttgtgtgtctgtgtgtctgtatgcgggcttttctctagctgtggcgagcgggggctgctgctcattgcagtgtgcgggcttctcatcgcgCTGGCGTCTctcggagcacgggctctgggatGCAGGGCTGAACAGTTTCGGCTCCCGGGTTCTCGCGCACAGGCtattgtggcgcacaggcttagctgctccgtggcatgtgggatcttcccagatcagggatggaacctgtacctcttgcattggtaggtgaattctttaccactgagctgccagggaagtccttggaggctatgaatttttaaagacatgctttataccacattttctttatccattcacccattcatggacatttggattttttccatttattggccattgtgaatagtgctggtgaaaacattcatgtacaagccttatgtggacatgtgttttcctGTCTCTGGGGTAGAATCATAGGAGTAGTATTGCTGGGTTTTGTGGTAAATTTGTGATTAATTCCTGAAGAGACCTGGGCAAACGCTGAAGGAGGACTGCCTGAGTCCAAGGTCCAGCTTTGCCATTGGATAATTTTGTGACCTTGGATGACTTTACTTAGCTTCTTCTTGCCCCAGTTTACCTGTCTGTAAAATTGGAATAATACTCCCAACCTCCTGGGACTGGCGATTGCACAAATTCTACAGGTAGCACCTATGAGACTTAAGTCTTCTGTATGTGTCTTCACATGGGTCACCCTTGCAACTCCTTTAGGATAGAAATGACTTCTCATTTTAtgggtcaggaaactgaggctcacaagGCCTGTCTGACTACTCAGTTCTGCTCTTGTAGGTTAAGAATGTCTATATTCAATACATAAGTGAATGGGTATAGccatgtgccaataaaactttatttacgaAAACCAGGTAGCATGGAATATCATACCATAAAAGAATGAGGTACTGACATGCAGTGCCATGGGGATGAAACTTGGAGATGTGTTCAGTGAGGGAAACCAGGCACAGAAGGACAGATACCGTCTGATCCCATTCACAAGAGGTCCTTAGAGGagtcaaatccatagagacaagTAGATGGTGGGGCCAGGGGCTAAGAGAGGGGAGTCAGTGTTTAAAGGGGACAGATTTTCAGTTTAAGAAGTTGAGAATCTGGAGACAGATGCTGCCAAcggttgcacaacaatgtaagtatacttaatgccactgagctgtgcatgtaattatttaaatggtaaattttatgtgtactttaccacaattttttaaaaaaggagtgaaGCACTGACACATGCTActgcatggatgaaccttgaaaatgtcACTGAGTCAAAGAGGCCAGACACAGAAGGCCACGTGTGAGTCCATTTTTTTGTGAAGCGTCCTGAACAGGCagaaatccacagagacagaaagtggattcATGGTTACCAGGGGCCGGTAGGCAAGGCTGCGACAGTCAATGACAAGTTTCTTTTGAGAGCGATCAATAAGTTCTGAAATTAGGCAGTGAGAGTTACACAACCTTGTGAACACACTAAAACCCTCTGAATTGTGCATTTCAAAATGGTGGGATTCTATGACGTATGAGCTAGATTTCAATAATGccgttagaaaaaaaaaaaaaccaggcaaGAGAAAAAGCAGGTGGTGGGCTGgccctgggggtgggatggggggcatAGTTTACTGACGTCAGTTTTAGACCCGAGCTCCACTACAGTGGGGTTCTCTTGTCTTGTCACTGCCTGGCTCACTGTGGGTGTCAAGGTCATGTTCAAACAAGTGGGCTGCGGGGCCAAGATAGAGGAAGCGCCTGGCGGAACCAGGCAGTTCCTGGCTTGTGCAACCGAGTGAGTGTAGAGACGGGGAGGCGAGCCACGTCCCCGGCCTGAGCCTCCCTGCCCGTAGCCCAGCGTGGTGGACCGCGTGGCTGGCATGCCCCTCATCAGCTCCACCTGCAACATGGTGTCCGCCGCCTACACATCCACCAAGGAGAGCCACCCCCACGTCAAGACTGTCTGCGACGCGGCCGAGAAGGGGATGAAGACCCTCACGGCGGCTGCGGTCAGTGGGGCCCAGCCCATCCTGTCCAAGCTGGAACCCCAGCGTGAGTGAAGCCTGGAAGCCCATGGACCGTCCACTCCGGGTGGGGGAGGCGGGGCGGTGTCTGTGGACCCTCCCAGAGCCCCCTGAGGAACGTACATGCGCAGTAACCATCAGCTGTCTctcgcccccacccccgcagTCACCTCGGCCAGTGAATACGCCCACAGGGGGCTGGACAAACTGGAAGAGAATCTGCCCATCCTGCAGCAGCCGCCGGAGAAGGTGACTAACCCCCTCCATGAGGGGCGGGGTGGGAAGGATGCTCCACTAAGACTGGGGGCCTACCTGGGTAGGGGGTCTGTGATCTCAGCTTAACCGTAGCAGACAAATGTGACCACATTTattctcccaccccctcccactggGCAGCTGGAGGAACATTCTGAGCGCTAGCCAGGTATGCCCAAACCCCCCCTCGGGCCTTCCACCTTGCCCGGAGCAAAAGCCAGAGTGTTCCTGGTGGTTCCACCTGGTCTGGCTCCACTGCCCCCCGACCCTCTACGCCCACCTCACTTGCTCCATTCTGTCCGGGCTGGCCTCCGTCCTCCAGTTCAGTCACATCAGTCCCACATGTACGGGACAGGGTGATGGATGCAGAGCCCTTGCCTTCATGCAACTTTCATCTTGGGGAGGCAGGGGAAAGCAGAGACAGTGAACACACCCATCTCAGagctgcctcaggacctttgcacatgccatTCCTTCTCTGTAGACCAGGCTGCCAAGTCTCTGAACTTTCTCTGCACACGTTCTTTCTCTGCACCATTCAATATGGAAACCAACAACCATATGTGGGTGTTGGGCCCTTAGAAGGTGGCCAGTATGACTGAGGAGCTCAGTtactaattttaattattttaaattttattttttatttactttctttggaatttttgatgtggaccatctttaaagtttttattgaatttgttagtcttgcttctgttttatgttttgtttttttggccccaaggcatgtagaCAGACTGGATTAGGATCCACTATAATggcctcattttaccttaattactgctttaaagttctcatcactaaatacagtcacattctgaagtcctGGGGGCTTCAGTACCCTTCAGCCCATAACACCATGGGAAGAAGAAGaagtggaggcccagagaggtcaagtgacttgcctgagggcCCACAGCTTGGATATATCAAGCCAAGGACTCTAACTGGGCCATCCAGCCCCAGAGCATGTGATCTTAACTGCTCTCACCATTCAGGGTCACCCAGGAGCTGGAGATCCTCCCTTCAGCCCACCTAGAGGTtggggtgcaggggtgggggcaccTAGGTACGAAGGGAGAATGGAGATGCTGATGCTGGCCCTTCTTGCAGGTCCTGGCAGACACCAAGGAGCTGGTGTCGTCCAAGGTGTCAGGGGCCCGACAGGCTGTGTCCAGCACAGTGTCCAGTGCCAAGGACACTGTGGCCTCCCGAGTCACTGAGGCAGTGGACGTCACCCGGGGTGCCGTGCAGAGCGGCGTAGACTTGACCAAGTCCGTGGTGACCAGCGGCGTCCACTCAGTCGTGGGCTCCCGTGTGGGCCAGATGGTGCTGAGTGGGGTGGACACAGTGCTGGGCAAGTCGGAGGAGTGGGTGGACAACCACCTGCCCATGACGGATGCCGAGCTCGGTGAGTGCAGGCCTTGCCTCTGGGACCCCTCCCCGGACCATCTGATGTGGGTCCCTCTTAGCCAGCTGGAGTCTGCCCCTCACAGCCTGTCGTCTGGTCCCTGCTGCCTCTCCCCATCCGTCTTAACCCGCCTCAATCAGCTTGGTTCCCTCTGCCCTGGTGCATGGTATCTGTCCTCCCTGAAGCAGCCTCCAGAGGGCGCTGGCGAGCACTCAAGTCAGGCCCCTCCTCTGCCGGCCGTCCTCCAGGGCTCCCATCTCCCTGTGGGTAACAGCCCCGATCCTCCTGGAAGCTCCCTTGTACTTACCCACCTGCCCCCTCATTCATTCTGCTCCAGGCTCACTGGCCTCCTTGCCCATCCTTCCCGTGTGTTCCCACAccggggcctttgcactggccTTTTCTTCTACCAGGAACCCTTACACGACATCTAGATGGCTCGTTCCCTTCCACCTCCAGCTTTGTGctcacatgccacacacacaccccccccaccccaaatcccCCATAAAAAAATCACACCATTCCTTGCCCATATTATGTCCTGAAACCTCCCTTGACTTGGCTCTGATTTCTGTCTAGTCATCAATTCCACTAAGCAGAAGCTGTGTCCCCTGTCTGGTGCCCAGCAGGTGCTCAAGTCCCCGAATGAAATCACTGAAACTCTTCTCTATCATTCTACCCATACCCAGGCATCTATTTGTTCAAACCTTGAGCACCAGTCATATGTCAAacttgcttccatgttctagggATATGTCAGTGAACAAAGTTCTGCCCTCATAGAACCTAGTCTCAAGGGTACAGAAATTAGATTAAAGGAGATGTTTCTGAGGAGGTGACTTTGCCCTGAGGTATATGAAGCTGTGCTGATGTCTGAGCAGAGAGACCAGCGGACAGGGTGGTGCCTGATGTGtgtgggaggagcagggaggaggcacgtgtggctggagcagagtgagcctcggagagagagggaagggcagggagtgTACGGGTGCAGATTGTGGAGGGCCTTGTGAGCCACGGGAGGACTTGGGCTTTCACCCCTGGGGCGATGGGAACCCTGGACCACTGTGAACAGAGGGGGCGGGGCCTGACTCAGTGTTCACAGGCGCCCTCTGGTGGCTGCTATGGGAAAGACACTGGGGGTGGGAAGCAGAGGAGACCCTGATGGTCTAGGTGAGCTGTGGTGGGGCTGGACCAGATGGTGGCAGGAATAAACCAGGGGTGAAAGAACTGAGATGAAGCGGCCAGTCCTACTTGTGGCTTGTGAGTTGGCCTTGGCCCTGTGCTCAAGGCACGGCCATCCTTTGCACATCATGCCGGGAACTTCCAACCGTACCAGTGTTGCACACACCAGTGCCCATGGCAACAAGGGTCCCCGAGGGCCACGTGTACCCAGACACCACACTCCATCCAGGGGGAGCAGGGCCAGTGATCTCAGGCCCTGCAGCTCCTGGGTTGAGGGTCACATGTCACTTGGCctttgagttttcaaaattttaccCTGCCTCTCTTAATGGAAGGGATCCGGCTGATGTCTTCCATCTTGCACCCTAAGTTCAGTGCCTGCTGGCTCCTCTTAGTGCTCAGACAGAGTAAGATGCAGCTGTGAGTCTTGGTCAGCAGAAGGCAGGGGAAGACGCAGAGTTTGTAGGGAGGCAGGTTGTGAGCCAGGCCTGGGAGCCACTTCAGAGAACAGATCTATCTGACCAGCTTTGATTTTCCGTGCTTTCTTTTGTGTCCATCTGCTAAGGAtgaacagcttccctggtggctcagtggtaaagaatttgcctgccagtgcaggagatgtgggttggatctgtgggtggggaagatcccttggaggaaggaatggcaacccgctctactaatctggcctgggaaatcccatggacaaaggaacctggtgggctacagtccaggggatcataaggagtccgacacgacttagtgaataaacaacaacaactaaggACAAAATCACTGTGCAGAGCGGTGCTTAAGGTGCTGGGGAGTCTGTGAGTTAAGGTGCCATGTCATAGCTGGGATGCTACTCATGGGCTCCTGCCAGAATAGCCCTGCTCTCcccatctcctgggtctcccctTTGCCAAGGGCACCTGCCCCCTCCAGGGCCCTGCCAGCTTGCTCCCACATGCCTGGACTCTGCCACAcagctcacttcagttcagttgctcagtcgtgtctgaccctctgtgaccccatggcctgctgcacgccaggcttccctgtccgtcaccaactcccagagcttgctcaaactcatgtccatcaagttggtgatgccatccaaccatctcatcctctgtcatccccttcgcctgccctcaatctttcgccacatcaggtcttttccaatgaatcatatctcattggtcttttccaatgagtcagttgccAGACAACCTTGACCTAAATAACAAAGCTGCTTTCACTTCCGAGGGCAGAGCTCCAGGGTTCCGAGAGGGCCATGGAGATGTTCTGACCAGTAGCCTGGGTTCAGAATGTTGTTGGTTTGGATTTAGTCTTTGCAGACTTGCCTTTGGTCAGGAGAATGGGGCAGGTTTGTTTTTCCCAAGATGccaacttttgtttttgttgcttttaaatGTCCCGGGTGTTTAGTATTTTTGTTcagttatttgtttgttttatacattGTATAATCcttttttgaagtttaaaaaaattttattgaaatatagttgatttacaatgttgtggtagtttcaagtatacagcaaagtgattccattttacatacatacatgaatatattcttttttagattcttttccattacaggaaaagaatatattacaagatattgagtatagttccctttgctatagagtaggtccttgttagttatctttctcatttagtttttacttttatttattttttaaaaaattatttatttattttatttggctgctctggatcttagttgcagaatgcagAACAAATCTTTGAGTTTTGTcatggcaggcaggatctttagttgtagcaggtgaactcttaattgtggcatgtgggatctagttccctgaccagggattgaacctgggctccctgcattgggatcttggagtcttaaccaccaggggggttcctttttttttttttaatataactttttttCAGGGGATCACATTTTCTTGACAGGCCAGGTGGTAAATAATTTGAGCTTTTTTGGGCCATACAGCCTCTGTTCCAACTATGCAACTCTGCTATTGTAGCACAGAAGCGTAGTCAGTAGGTAAATGAATGGGTATAACTGCatgtcaataaaattttgttCACAAAAGTAGGTGGCATTCGGCCCAGGGACTGTATTTGCAGACCCTGCTATAGGGCATTTCAAATTCAGATAAGGTTACTTACAAAACTCAAACTGTAAGAGCTACTATATTAAAGTCTACAGGGAGCAGAATAAGATAGGATCAGACTATCAAGATAGATGGATTTCCATCCTGTTGCCTTGTGACTTTATGGGTATTTTCTGGACTAGACAGTCCTAACTTTTCCTTAACTACTGTGAAGATggttctcttgtggctcagacttCTTCTCCCGTCAAGTATCATGGTTAAGAACATGGGGCCTGGCGTCAAATGTTGACTTGTGGAgccccagctgtgtgaccttcggcAAGTCAGTTAAtctctctgagctccagtttccccatctgtaaaaatggGATGACAGTGCTTCCCTATTAGAGCTGTTAAGATTTAACAAGAATACATgcgagggacttgcctggtggtccagtagttaataATCCAggttcccaatgtagggggcacaggttggattcctggtcggggaactaagattcccaaatgccacacagcatggccagaaaaaaaaaaaaagacaaaacagaatgCATGCAGAGCACCTAGAACATTGTAAAAGATTGACCACTATTAATATATGCTAGGACCTATACAGGCAGGATTGGCCAACTTTTTTTGTAAAGGATCAGATAATGAATATAttgttaaaagtatttatttatttatttggttgtacggggtcttagttgcagcatacgaGATCTTTAGTTGAGGGATGCAAACTCTTGGTtccaacatgtgggatctagttccctgaccagggatcaaatccaggccccctgcattgggcgcagaatcttagccacttaACCAGGAATTCCCAAACAATATTTTAATCTCTGCAGGCTAAGAGGCCATCTACTCTGCCACTATAGTTTGAAAGCAGCTGTAGACAGCGTATAACAAACATGTGCAATTGTATTCACGGGTTGGATCATATAAAACTGGAGGCAGGGCAGATACAGTCCAAGGGTCATAGTGTTCAGACCCTCACATTAGTCTAAGGCCTCTTAATCCCAGGATATTTGGCCCCCATcctacccatttcacagatgaggaaaaagccAAGGGAGGGAGATCCTTTTACGCTTGCGGACCGGGACATAAACTGCCTTCACCATGCTTCTCCTGCCTCCCCATCGCAGCCCGCCTCGCCACATCCCTTGAGGGTTTCGACATCGCCTCGGTGGCCCAGCAGCGCCAGGAACAGAGCTACTTCGTGCGTCTGGGCTCCCTGTCGGAGAGGCTGCGCCAGCGGGCCTACGAACACTCTCTGGGCAAGCTGCAGAAcaccaggcagagggcacaggaGGCCCTGCACCAGCTGACACAGACGCTTACCCTGGTGAGGTCCCTGGTGAGAGGGTTCGGTGGGGAGGGCCGTGGCAAGCAGCATATGCACCAGTGAGCCCACCCCACGCCTGGTGGCTTGTTCCTCCCCATTCTGCATATC
This region includes:
- the PLIN3 gene encoding perilipin-3 isoform X2; the protein is MSADEPEAPASTQVMAAEPVQQPSVVDRVAGMPLISSTCNMVSAAYTSTKESHPHVKTVCDAAEKGMKTLTAAAVSGAQPILSKLEPQLTSASEYAHRGLDKLEENLPILQQPPEKVLADTKELVSSKVSGARQAVSSTVSSAKDTVASRVTEAVDVTRGAVQSGVDLTKSVVTSGVHSVVGSRVGQMVLSGVDTVLGKSEEWVDNHLPMTDAELARLATSLEGFDIASVAQQRQEQSYFVRLGSLSERLRQRAYEHSLGKLQNTRQRAQEALHQLTQTLTLMETVKQGIDQKLVEGQEKLHQMWLGWNQKRLQGPEEDAAKPEVESQTLAMFRDITQQLQTTCASLGSSLQGLPAHIKDQALQARQQVEDLQATFSGIHSFQDLSSSVLTRSREQVARAREALDHLVEYVAQNTPITWLVGPFAPGIVEKAPEKKK
- the PLIN3 gene encoding perilipin-3 isoform X1, producing MSADEPEAPASTQVMAAEPVQQPSVVDRVAGMPLISSTCNMVSAAYTSTKESHPHVKTVCDAAEKGMKTLTAAAVSGAQPILSKLEPQLTSASEYAHRGLDKLEENLPILQQPPEKVLADTKELVSSKVSGARQAVSSTVSSAKDTVASRVTEAVDVTRGAVQSGVDLTKSVVTSGVHSVVGSRVGQMVLSGVDTVLGKSEEWVDNHLPMTDAELARLATSLEGFDIASVAQQRQEQSYFVRLGSLSERLRQRAYEHSLGKLQNTRQRAQEALHQLTQTLTLMETVKQGIDQKLVEGQEKLHQMWLGWNQKRLQGPEEDAAKPEQVESQTLAMFRDITQQLQTTCASLGSSLQGLPAHIKDQALQARQQVEDLQATFSGIHSFQDLSSSVLTRSREQVARAREALDHLVEYVAQNTPITWLVGPFAPGIVEKAPEKKK
- the PLIN3 gene encoding perilipin-3 isoform X4 encodes the protein MSADEPEAPASTQVMAAEPVQQPSVVDRVAGMPLISSTCNMVSAAYTSTKESHPHVKTVCDAAEKGMKTLTAAAVSGAQPILSKLEPQLTSASEYAHRGLDKLEENLPILQQPPEKVLADTKELVSSKVSGARQAVSSTVSSAKDTVASRVTEAVDVTRGAVQSGVDLTKSVVTSGVHSVVGSRVGQMVLSGVDTVLGKSEEWVDNHLPMTDAELARLATSLEGFDIASVAQQRQEQSYFVRLGSLSERLRQRAYEHSLGKLQNTRQRAQEALHQLTQTLTLMETVKQGIDQKLVEGQEKLHQMWLGWNQKRLQGPEEDAAKPEQYLSHNSPKVEQPRCPSADDVSQNVVLPHTGASLSCEKEGSPTLTNTWTDPENTMLSERSRHRRTYGV
- the PLIN3 gene encoding perilipin-3 isoform X3 — encoded protein: MPLISSTCNMVSAAYTSTKESHPHVKTVCDAAEKGMKTLTAAAVSGAQPILSKLEPQLTSASEYAHRGLDKLEENLPILQQPPEKVLADTKELVSSKVSGARQAVSSTVSSAKDTVASRVTEAVDVTRGAVQSGVDLTKSVVTSGVHSVVGSRVGQMVLSGVDTVLGKSEEWVDNHLPMTDAELARLATSLEGFDIASVAQQRQEQSYFVRLGSLSERLRQRAYEHSLGKLQNTRQRAQEALHQLTQTLTLMETVKQGIDQKLVEGQEKLHQMWLGWNQKRLQGPEEDAAKPEQVESQTLAMFRDITQQLQTTCASLGSSLQGLPAHIKDQALQARQQVEDLQATFSGIHSFQDLSSSVLTRSREQVARAREALDHLVEYVAQNTPITWLVGPFAPGIVEKAPEKKK